The bacterium genome segment AGGGCTCCAACCGGCAAGACTCTGAAGCTCCTCAAAAGAACCTCTTCCCCCGGCTGCGCTTCTGATCAGGTTCTCCAGGAGGATCCTGATGGACCGGGGCAGTGTATGAAGTGTGCACAACCCTGCCTTTTCAAGGGAATCGAGTCTGAAGATCGTGAAATTTTCACTGCCTACCTTGAGCGTATCTTTGGGATTGAAGGGTAGGTTACTATTTTCATTCATATAATTTCTCCGTTACGCTAACTTTTGGGCGCCTGTTTGAGGATTTTCCCAATTCAAGATCCGATATTCAAAAAATACTGCATACAATATCGACTGGATTCCGGCTCATCACGCCAACGCGTGATCGAAAAGCGTACTCTGCGTTTCAATTCAACGCTTCTACCAAAGTCGAGATTGCTTCGGCGCATTCCATAGCCTCACAATGACAAGCACAATAGCAGCTGTTTTCCTTCCGCGTTCTACATTCTGATTCTCCCAAGCACGCAATCACGCTCCACGCACGTACGGAATTTCTAACTGGCTCCTGGCTCCTGCATTTACACCATTTTTTTCGGGTCCAATGTTTCCTCAACTTCCTCGTCCGTCAGGATCCCCTTCTCCTTCACCAGCTCCCGGATCGTCTTGCCTTCTTCAAAGGCCTCCTTGGCAAGTTCCGCGGCCCGATCGTATCCGATCTTCCCAGCCAGGGGGGTCACCAGGGCAAGGCTTTGCTCCACCAGGTCCGCACACCGATCCGCATTTGCAGTGATTTTACTGACATACTTTTCCCCCAGCAGGCGGCTGGTGCCAGACAGGAGGGTAATTGACTCGGCGATCACAAACCCGATCAGGGGCATGGCCACGTTAAGCTCAAGGATTCCCGAGGCGTTAGCCATCGTCACTGTAAGGTCGTTGCCCATGACCCTTGCCCCCACCTGGATCGCTGATTCCACAAGCACGGGGTTGACCTTGCCTGGCATGAGGGAAGAGCCGGGTTGTAAAGAGGGCAGGGTGATCTCGCCGATACTCCCCCGCGGACCCGAAGCCAGCAAACGCAGGTCGGAAGCTATCTTCACGAGGGAGGAAGCATAGAGGGCAAGGGCCTTCATAAGTCCGGTAAGAGCCTCCTTGCCGCCCTGCGCGGCAAATCGATTAGACACAATCCTGCACTCGACCCCGGTCTTGGCTGTGAGAAACGCCACTGCCCTTTCCGCGAATTCCGGGTGGGCACTGAGACCAGTTCCCACTGCAGTCCCCCCGAGGGTCAGCTCCTCCAGGTCCGGCAGGCACCTGTTCACAGCCTCGATCCCGTGTACGACCTGTGCCGCCCAGCCTGAAAACTCCTGGCCCAGGGTTATGGGGACCGCATCCTGCATGTGAGTCCGCCCAAGCTTGACAAGGTTGGCGAACTCCTCTGCCTTATTTCCCAGGGCCGCCTGCAGGCTCTCCAGGGCCGGCAGCAGTATCTCCTGGACCTGAAGCCTGGAGGCAATGTGCAGAGCCGTAGGGATCACATCGTTGCTGGATTGACCCAGGTTGACGTGGTCGTTGGGGTGAACAGGAGTGCGCCCCTGCCTCTTGCTGCCCAGAAGTTCGTTGGCCCTGGCCGCGATAACCTCGTTCATGTTCATGTTGGTGGAGGTTCCGGAACCGGTTTGAAACACATCCACCGGGAACTGGTCGACAAAGCGCCCCTGGACGATCTCCTCTGCCGCCTGCCCGATAGCCTCTGCGAGCTCTTTGTCGAGCAGGCCAAGCTCGTGGTTCACCCTGGAAGCGGCCAGCTTGATGAGAGCCAGGCTCCTGAGGACACTGGCCGGCATGGTGTAGCCGGATATGGGGAAATTTTCCACTGCCCGCTGAGTGGAGGCTCCGTAGTAAGCCTCCTCAGGAACCTCCATCCTGCCCATGGAATCGTAGACCTCGATCATCCTCAACCTCCCCCTGTATATAAACGGGTCATCCACCTTTGTTATGTATCATTAAAAGTATTTCAATTTTATCACTTTTCAGTAACCTTTACTCAGGGTGACATCCTGTGCCTTGATATGGATCGGTTCGGGCCTGACAATTAATAATACCCTAAAGGAGAGTCTTCTATATGAGTTTATCAGTTAAACATGGCGTGGCTATCGTTGTCGCCGGAGAGGCGGGCCAGGGGATCCAGACTATCGAATCCATCCTCACGATGGTTCTGAAAAGATCGGGCTACCATGTATTCGCCACGAAAGAGTACATGTCCCGCATACGAGGGGGCAGCAACTCTACCCTGATCCGCGTCGGGCACGAACGAACCCCTGCCCATGTGGACCGCATCGATGTCCTCGTCCCTCTGGACGACAACGCCCTGGAGCATCTGGCCTCCCGCATCTCCCGTGAAACGATGATCATCGGTGAAAGGGAAAACCTCCAAACTTTACATGACCTCCTTGACATCCCCTTTAGCGGTCTGGCTGAAAAAGCAGGGGGGAAGATATACGCCAACACGGTAGCCATAGCGGCTCTCCTGGGAATTTTGGAGGGTGAGTTAAACCTCCTGGAGGAATACCTGTCGGATCGCTTTGAAAAAAAGGGTAAATCCATCGTCAAGGGGAATCTGGAGGCTGCCCGGCTGGGTTTCCAGGCGGGGCGCGAACTGCGTTCTTCCGGGAAAACATCCTTCGATCTGAAAAAGAACCCTGAAACGGCCAATGATATCCTCATCAGCGGCGGCGCGGCTGTGGCTTTAGGTGCCATTTCCGGAGGGTGCAACTTTATCTCTTCCTACCCCATGTCCCCTGGTACCGCAGTCCTTAACTTCATGGCCCACCACGACAGCCAGTTCGGCATTGTGGTGGAACAGGCGGAGGATGAGATCGCTGCTGTCAATATGGCTTTAGGAGCCTGGTATGCAGGCGCCAGGGCCATGGTCACCACCTCCGGCGGAGGGTTCGCCCTCATGGAAGAGGGAGTCAGCCTTGCCGGTATTACTGAATCCCCCCTTGTGGTGCATGTTGGTCAACGGCCGGGACCGGCCACAGGAATGGCAACACGGACAGAGCAGGGCGACCTTGATCTTGTCCTCCACTCGGGGCACGGCGAGTTTCCCCGGATCGTCTACGCTCCAGGTTCTGTAGAGGAAGCGTTCCAGCTGACCCGCCGCGCCTTTAACGAAGCCGACAGATACCAGGTTCCCGTTTTTGTCCTCACCGACCAGTACTTTATTGACTCTTACTGCAGCGTTCCCGCTCTTGATACCGGTACTGCCGATATAGAAGATCACACAGTGAGGACTTTGGCCGATTACAAACGCTATGCATTTACCGAAGAGGGGATATCTCCCAGGGGAATCCCGGGGTTCGGCGAGGGGCTGGTCTGCGTGAACAGCCACGAGCACACCGAGGAGGGGCACATCACGGAAAAGATCCAAATGCGTAACCGGATGATGGAAAAGAGGATGGGTAAACTCGATCCCATCGTCCGTGACTCCGTGCCTCCGACCCTTATCGGCCCCGAGAAATATCGCGTGCTGGTCATCTGCTGGGGTTCGAACTACCACATCGTGGCCGAGGCTGTCTCCCTCCTCGGGAAAGATGATATCGCGGTTCTCCACTTCTCCCAGGTATTCCCCCTGCCCCCTGAAACCAATGAACTGCTGGAAAGAGCGGAGAGCACCATCGTGGTGGAGAACAACTACACCGGACAGTTCGCCAGGCTCTTAAAAGCATATGCCGGCCTTGATACCGGGCACAGCATCCGCCAGTACAACGGGAGACCCTTTTGTTTTGAGGCGCTTGCCAAAAAGATCCTCAGACTGGCAAGGAAAGGGGATCGCAAATGAAGGAAAGTCGCTTTGACATCGAGTCTGCCGAGATCTCATGGTGCCCCGGGTGCGGCAACTTTTTCATTCTCGAGGCCTTAAAGGGAACCTTTGAGATCCTCAGACTGGATCCCGTTGAGCTGGTGATCGTCTCGGGGATCGGCCAGGCAGGCAAAACACCCCATTATCTGAAGTGCAACATGTTTAACGGTCTCCACGGCAGGTCCCTTCCCCTGGCAACAGCGGTCAAGGCAGCCAATCCCCGCCAGACGGTGATCGCCCAGGGCGGAGACGGGGACATGTACGGTGAGGGAGGCAACCACCTTCTTCATGCCATCAGGCGAAACCCCGACATTACGGTCATTGTGCACAACAACATGGTTTACGGCCTTACAAAGGGGCAGGCGTCCCCTACCAGTGCCAGGGGTTTCACTACAGGCCTCCAGGTCCATGGCGTAGCCAGTGAACCGTTCAACCCCCTCGCCATGGCTATTTCCCTCAACGCGTCCTTTGTGGCCAGGACCTTCGCCGGGGACAGGGAGGGGACATCCAGGGTCCTGGCCGCAGCCATCAGGCACAGAGGCTTTGCCCTCGTAGACATCCTCCAGCCCTGTGTCACCTTCAACAAGGTCAACACGTACCAGTGGTTCAAGGACCGCATCCAACCGATCCCCCATTTCCACGACCCCTCTGACAGGATTAAGGCCCTGGAACTGGCCTTCATGACGGAAACCCTTCCAGTGGGGGTTCTATTTGTAAATGAGGACAAGCTCACCTTCGAGGAGTTTCTTCCTGTTTACGACAGTTCGGACGAACCGTTGTATAATAGAGGAGTGAACAGGGTGGAGCTGCAAAAGGTGATCGATTTGTTGAGATAGAAATTCAAAGTTCAATATATGAGCATGTTCTCTGGAATTATATCGATGGGATCGCACATTTTTTGGTCAATCAAAGGGAGGTGACAATATTCAGACCAGGTACAAAAAGCCCGGGTCCAGACAAGATTCAAGGCTGTCAGTTGTCCAACAACAGTTCCCTTTAATGAATATTGCATTTTGAACCCAGGTTGGTGATCGGAGGTAACCATGAAAACGGACGGCAAAGAAAAACAGTGCGACAGCAAAGGGGAACGGCGTATAAGCAAGAGACCGCGCCGAAGGCTTGTGGACCTGACCCTCAAAGCCGGCACAAACAGACGGGAATGCAAGGAAGATCGGCGGAAGGAAAGTGCCGAAGGGTCGACCCCTCGACCAGGTTCGGGGCAGGCTGAGCGACTGAGCGACTGAGCGAAAGTGCCCTGGAACAAGGATAAAAGACAGGAAAAAAGCTGTCTCGGGGAAATCCCGCCTTTGGCGTGACAAGGTTGGTGTCGGAGAGAAACCTGAATAACTACCCAACCACTGGTATTATTTCGAAACTGGATGTAACCTCGACTTTTTATAGATTCTGAACGAATTCAGGCCAGCTGTTTCCCGTCAGGACCGCCAATTCCTTTGATTACAAATACGGTTGGATTCCGGGTCTTCGCTTTCACCCCCACCTCGGTCCTCCCCCCTCCGCAGGGGGAGGAAGAGTAAGGAAATGGACTATTGATCGGCCCGGAATGACAGTCAATTTTAAACCAGACTTCAGCCTTCCTCTGCGTTCCTTCCGTCTTCGCTTTCAGCTACGCCGCGACAAGTCGCGTACTCTGCGTTAAAAACAACGCACTTATAAGAATTGCTATTATAATAGCTCCTGGGTACTGGGTACTGGGTACTCTAAAAATCATTTATCCAGCTTAGTAAACTTCGACCCCTCCAGTGTCAAATTATACATCAGCCCCTTCTGGCCGAAGACGAAGCCCACAATGGGGTCCTTGATGTTGCTGGTGTTAAAAGAGCCGCCGGCACCCTTTTCAAGGAATGCCACCGAGCCGTCCACTCCCACTTCCCAACCGTTACTTTTGCGGAATTTAGCCAATGATTCTTCGGTCAAAAAGATCACGACAATGCTCTTTTTCTGGACGCCCACCTGAAAGCCGATGGACGCCGCAGCTGTGGAATAATAAGCAACCGACTTCCCTCCGATGCGCAGGGCTCCTTCTCCATACTCGCCCCCGACAGCAAGACCTGCCTTTACCACGTTCGGAAGAACGAGATAACCCTTAGCCATGGAAAGGAATACGTTCGCTTCATTGACCTCTTTTTGGAACCGCTCCAGGGCCACGTCGACGCTGACGTCGATCTCCCTGGCATCGGCCGCCTGAACTGCCGTAGGCAGCAGGGCCAACAAGCAAAGGGTCATTATCACTAATATGCCAATCCTGCTTGATTTTGCTTTTACATTCACCATCGTGTCACCTCTTAACTTCATCGTTTTAGCCGCTTTGCTCCCGGACAGTCCAACATAAGGGAACAAGTAGTCCTGGATTTTAGCACCAAACATCAAACGTTAAACTGTACTACCAAGATACAGCACTTTGCCTCTTCTTTCACCTTATGCATTGCGTTGGAATTTAAAGCTGTGTTACACAAGCTTATATATTAACGCAGCAAATTTGATGACTTCGCAAAAAGTCATCAATGCGCCCCTGTCGGGGCGCCCAAATCAATGACCGGTAGTATAAGTCATTGATTTGTAAGGAAAGCGAAAATGACACTTTTCGCTTTCCGTGGAGCAAAAAGCCAATAATGGACTTTTTGCGACCCTATCAAAGTCGAAAGGAGGGGGAATGCTGGAAAATCTGTTCAAGCTCACTGAACGCCGGAGCAATGTCCGCACAGAGATCATCGCGGGTTTCACGACCTTTCTCACAGCCGCCTACATCGTTTTCGTCAACCCGAACATCCTGGCCAATACCGGCATGGACAAGGGGGCCCTTATCACGGTCACATGCCTTGTAGCGGGCCTGTCCTCCATATTCATGGGGCTATGGGCCAACGCTCCCATCATGATGGCTCCGGGAATGGGACTGAACGCCTTTTTCGCCTTTGCCCTGGTCCTCGGACAGGGAGTGCCATGGCAAGAGGCACTGGGTGTGGTTTTCATTTCAGGTGTTTTCTTTCTCATCCTCACATTCCTGGGTATACGAGAGAGGATCGTCAAGGCCATACCAGCCTCCCTCCGGCTCGCTACCTCTGTTGGTATCGGGCTGTTCATTGCCTTTATAGGCATGCAGGGCCTGGGGCTCATCGTCAGGAACGACGCTGTCCTGGTGGGCCTGGGGACCATGAACAAGACTGTCCTCCTGGGACTCGTTGGGATGCTCCTCATTGTCATCCTCGAGATCAAAAAGGTCAAAGGTTCCATCCTTATCGGAATCCTGGCCACGGCCCTGGCTGGAATGATATTCCAACTATCCCCCTTCCCGGGCGGTATAATGGCCATGCCTCCAAGCATGGCTCCGGTGGCCTTTAAGCTGGACATCATGGGAGCCCTGAAAGTCTCCCTGTGGGCCAGCATCTTTTCCTTCATGTTTGTGGATCTGTTCGACAGCCTCGGGACCTTGTTGGCTGTATGCAGGGAGGCTGACCTGGAGAAGGACGGGGACATCAAGGACCTTCCCAGGATGTTGACGGCCGACGCCGTGGCAACTGTTTTCGGCTCAATCCTGGGTACCAGCACGACAACCTCTTACATCGAATCAGCTGCAGGTGTGGCAGAAGGAGGCCGTACCGGAATGACCGCCGTCACAACAGGGATCCTCTTCCTGTTGGCCGCCTTTTTTACACCCTTGATCGGCTCCGTTCAGGCTTACGCAACAGCACCCGCCCTGATCATCGTGGGCATCTTCATGATGAGGGGGATCGGCCAGATAAACTTCTACGACTTTGAAGAGGGAGTGCCGGCCTTCCTGACCCTCATTCTCATGCCCCTGACCTACTCCATCGCCCAGGGTCTGGTGTTCGGATTCATCTCTTTCGCCCTGATCAAGGTGCTTGTGGGCAAGGTCAAGGAACTTGATCCTATCCTCACGATCATCGCAGTCCTGTGCCTGGTAAGTCTGGTAATCTAGAAATCCGCAGGAAATATCTCCAGCGAATTTCTAGATCTGCTGTTAACCACCTTTAAATCGGGTTCATGATTCATAAGAAAAGGGTCCCACACGGGACCCCTTCTTATGTCCCAACTGTTGAACCCGATTTAAAACTTGTATCCGAAAAGCAGGCCCACGTTAAGAGAAGCGCCATCGGTACTGAAGGTGTCACTCTTCCAGTAAACGCCCTTAACTTCGATCCGGCCGACAAAATGTTCTGAAACAATCTCCTCGACACCCATCCCCAAATAACCTCCAGAAGCCGTATCAAACTCGAAATCATCCAGTTTAAGATCGTAAGATCCGACCCCAAGGAAAAAGTCTCCACGGATGTCGGCATCCTCCCTGCCCAGGAAAAACCTGGGGCCGAGCTCTATCCACTGGTAGGTGGTATCCGCGCCGCTGTTCCCCTCGGTGGCTGATCTTCTCCCGAACCTGATATCAAGTGGTATTCCAACATCCAGGCCAACCAGAAGAGCAAAGCCCGCTCCAGGAGGGATATCATAGTATTCTCCCAGATCTGCCCCGAAGCTCACCGACTGAAATCCAGCCAGGACGGATACCCCATCTGCCAGGACGGTAGCAGGGGCCAGGGCCAACACCAGGGCCAGGATAAGAAATAACTTTTTCATAACAAATCTTCTCCCCAAGATAGCGTTTTACATCCACCAGATTACTGCCCCATTGCAGTTAGGAGGATTCTAACAAACCTGACCGTGGGAGAAAACCTTTAATTGATGGTATATTACTTTATGGGATTCATTGTTTTAGCAGTACTTATTATTCTCTGGATCACAATTACCGGAGTGGCCACCTTTCACATTCTTCTGAACAAGAGGGATCCCAGAGGAGCGGCCCTCTGGCTGGCCATGACCTTCTTTCTCCCAATTTTGGGTCCCTTGCTCTACTGGACCCTTGGAATAAACCGGATTAAAAGAAGCAGTACTGTCAGGGCAAGGAGAAGGTCCCGCCCGGGTTGGGCCCATTGGCGTCCCGAGCACCGTGTTCATCCAAATGAAGGATTGTACCCGGAACTGGAATCCCTGATGAATACTTCCGGGCGGATAACCAGCCGCCCCCTTCTTCAGGGAAACACCATTGAACCTCTCTACGAGGGCAACCAAACTTTCCCGGCCATGCTGACAGCCATAGGATCCGCTGAACGATCCGTGAACCTGAGCACCTATATTCTGGACAGGGATGCCGTCGGCTCGAGAATGATCAGTGCGCTCTGCACGGCTGCCCAACGGGGCGTAGAGGTGAGAGTTCTTGTTGATGGGATTGGTACAACCCGATCGGCCATCGTCATGGCAAGACAGCTTCGGGGAGCAGGGGCGATGCTTTCTATCTTTCACCCGCTTTTTGGTCTTTGGGTCAGACGGCCGAGCATCAACATGCGGAATCACCGTAAACTGCTCATCATCGACGGCAGGATCGGATTCACTGGGGGGATCAATATCAGCAGCCGCCACTTTTTAACCCCGTGGAAAAAGATCGAGCCCATAAGAGACATTCACTTCAGGGTAACGGGGCCGGTGCTGGAGCAAATGCAGGCAGTTTTTGCCGAGGACTGGCATGCCTCGAAAGGGGAGCTACTGGATCCGGATGAGTTTTTGGCACAGCCTGAAGGTGGAGGAGAGGCTCTTGTCAGAGCTGTGTCCAGCGGGCCGGATGAAGACCTGGAAAGGATATACTATCTCATCCTCGGTGCCTTGAGATCAGCCAGGGATCATGTCCTCATCATGACCCCCTACTTTATCCCCGACCGGGCCCTCATCCAGGCACTTTCCAGCGCTGTTCTGGCCGGGGTCAGAGTTGAGATCCTGCTGCCCGAAAAAAGTGACCACCCCCTGGTTCAGGGAGCATCCATGGCCAATATCCCTGAACTCATCGAAAACGGGGTCAAGGTCCTGCTTATTCCCCCACCCTTTGTGCACAGTAAACTCATGATAGTTGACGAAGCATGGTCCCTTATCGGGTCTGCCAATATCGACCCCAGGAGCTTCAGGCTGAACTTTGAATTCGACCTGGAGATCTATTCCAGAGAGTTCGCACAGAAGATGCTGCAATACTCCCGGGAGATGTCTTCCGAAGGGGTCTTACTGTCCCGGAAGGCGCTGCTGGAAAGACCCCTCACCACAAGGCTTCTGGAGGGAGCAGTGAAGATATTTTCGCCATATTTATAAGGCGAATCTCAGATCTCAAATTTCAGATCTCAATGATGATCGCGATATCCATAAAAACGTTGAATGAATCCTGGAGCAGAAATATGGAGAAAAATTTGAAATGTTGATATTGCAAGTCACTCCTGAGATTTGAGATCTGAGATCCATCGTTGTTCAATAGCCTTCTCTCCGTGATATATTTGCAATGTCCATCGTGTCAGATCAGTTTAAAGGAGCAGGAGGCGCCCTATGACCGACTTCAGAAAAAAGTTACGCCGTCACACCTCTTTTTTAAAGCCCGCCTGGTGGCTCATTCACCTGACCGGGATCTCGGTGGTTTATTCCCTGGGCCACATTCTCTGGAAGTAGAAAACAGCATTCATAAGGCCCCTGTTTTCTGTCTGGAAAAGCACCCGGAAAAACCGTCAAACTTGAACCATTGAAGAGGGAGAGTTCATGCTGAAACACATAATGCGGTACAAACCTGGCTGGTGGATCCTGCACATCCTGGCGGTTGCCATCACCTTCTATCTCGGCCACAGGGCCACCTTCTAGGAACCCGGACCCATGACCCGAATCAATGCGAAGCGCCACCTCCTCCTCGCGTGCCTGTTCCTGCTCGCGGCAGGCTCTCTCTTTATCCACCTGAAGATCCATTCACCTTTTTACATCCACGGACCGGGGGAGCTTCACTTACCAACTCCGCGGCAGCCCTGCTTTCGTTCATCGATCTCTTTGGAGTCACCTTTCTGTTCTCAAGAAAAAAGACCGCGGCGTGGGGGTACCTTTTGAACGGACTTATCGTCATCTACGGCACTGTCATGATGGCCCACTGGGGCTGGACACAGTTCCACCCGCCAGGTTCCCTGTTGACTCTTCTCCTGTCGGCCCCCACATCCATCGGTATCGGCATGGCCTGGGGCGACTTCACCCTCGGGGCCATCCTTTACAGGTTCTGGTTCGTCAGGCCGAAGGAAGTGCCCGTTATGAGCCCGGAGGCATCGGCCTGAGTTCTCCGGTAACACCCCGGACCCACCCCGCCTTTCCCACCGGCCGCCCGGTGAAAATCGGCCGCCGTTTTCTGCTGAGCCCGGGTGAAACACCCTCCAATAAAGCTCCTGAAGAAACGGGCGGTCGCATTCCTATACGCCTATCCCCAGGGAAAGCTTTTGGCTCTGGCCTTCACGAAACAACTGTAAGCTGCCTTGAAGCGCTGGAGGGCCTGGGTTCCCTTAAAAACAGGTCTGTGCTGGACGTGGGGACAGGCACAGGTATCCTCTCCCTGGCGTGCCTCCTTCTCGGGGCTCGAAAGGTTTTGGCTTTCGATATCGACAGTGGCGCCGCCCGGAACTGTAACCGGAACGCAGTCCTCAACCAGGTGAGTGAACAGTTAAGTGTGTTTCAAGGAACACTGGAATCGGTGACTCACTCCGTCGATTTTGATCTGGTCCTGGCCAACATCCACGGGGACATCATCCTGAAAGAAGCGGGTCGTTTGGCAAAACACACGAGAGAAGAAGGGTACCTGATC includes the following:
- a CDS encoding 2-oxoacid:acceptor oxidoreductase subunit alpha; amino-acid sequence: MSLSVKHGVAIVVAGEAGQGIQTIESILTMVLKRSGYHVFATKEYMSRIRGGSNSTLIRVGHERTPAHVDRIDVLVPLDDNALEHLASRISRETMIIGERENLQTLHDLLDIPFSGLAEKAGGKIYANTVAIAALLGILEGELNLLEEYLSDRFEKKGKSIVKGNLEAARLGFQAGRELRSSGKTSFDLKKNPETANDILISGGAAVALGAISGGCNFISSYPMSPGTAVLNFMAHHDSQFGIVVEQAEDEIAAVNMALGAWYAGARAMVTTSGGGFALMEEGVSLAGITESPLVVHVGQRPGPATGMATRTEQGDLDLVLHSGHGEFPRIVYAPGSVEEAFQLTRRAFNEADRYQVPVFVLTDQYFIDSYCSVPALDTGTADIEDHTVRTLADYKRYAFTEEGISPRGIPGFGEGLVCVNSHEHTEEGHITEKIQMRNRMMEKRMGKLDPIVRDSVPPTLIGPEKYRVLVICWGSNYHIVAEAVSLLGKDDIAVLHFSQVFPLPPETNELLERAESTIVVENNYTGQFARLLKAYAGLDTGHSIRQYNGRPFCFEALAKKILRLARKGDRK
- a CDS encoding class II fumarate hydratase — encoded protein: MIEVYDSMGRMEVPEEAYYGASTQRAVENFPISGYTMPASVLRSLALIKLAASRVNHELGLLDKELAEAIGQAAEEIVQGRFVDQFPVDVFQTGSGTSTNMNMNEVIAARANELLGSKRQGRTPVHPNDHVNLGQSSNDVIPTALHIASRLQVQEILLPALESLQAALGNKAEEFANLVKLGRTHMQDAVPITLGQEFSGWAAQVVHGIEAVNRCLPDLEELTLGGTAVGTGLSAHPEFAERAVAFLTAKTGVECRIVSNRFAAQGGKEALTGLMKALALYASSLVKIASDLRLLASGPRGSIGEITLPSLQPGSSLMPGKVNPVLVESAIQVGARVMGNDLTVTMANASGILELNVAMPLIGFVIAESITLLSGTSRLLGEKYVSKITANADRCADLVEQSLALVTPLAGKIGYDRAAELAKEAFEEGKTIRELVKEKGILTDEEVEETLDPKKMV
- a CDS encoding NCS2 family permease — translated: MLENLFKLTERRSNVRTEIIAGFTTFLTAAYIVFVNPNILANTGMDKGALITVTCLVAGLSSIFMGLWANAPIMMAPGMGLNAFFAFALVLGQGVPWQEALGVVFISGVFFLILTFLGIRERIVKAIPASLRLATSVGIGLFIAFIGMQGLGLIVRNDAVLVGLGTMNKTVLLGLVGMLLIVILEIKKVKGSILIGILATALAGMIFQLSPFPGGIMAMPPSMAPVAFKLDIMGALKVSLWASIFSFMFVDLFDSLGTLLAVCREADLEKDGDIKDLPRMLTADAVATVFGSILGTSTTTSYIESAAGVAEGGRTGMTAVTTGILFLLAAFFTPLIGSVQAYATAPALIIVGIFMMRGIGQINFYDFEEGVPAFLTLILMPLTYSIAQGLVFGFISFALIKVLVGKVKELDPILTIIAVLCLVSLVI
- the cls gene encoding cardiolipin synthase, whose product is MVYYFMGFIVLAVLIILWITITGVATFHILLNKRDPRGAALWLAMTFFLPILGPLLYWTLGINRIKRSSTVRARRRSRPGWAHWRPEHRVHPNEGLYPELESLMNTSGRITSRPLLQGNTIEPLYEGNQTFPAMLTAIGSAERSVNLSTYILDRDAVGSRMISALCTAAQRGVEVRVLVDGIGTTRSAIVMARQLRGAGAMLSIFHPLFGLWVRRPSINMRNHRKLLIIDGRIGFTGGINISSRHFLTPWKKIEPIRDIHFRVTGPVLEQMQAVFAEDWHASKGELLDPDEFLAQPEGGGEALVRAVSSGPDEDLERIYYLILGALRSARDHVLIMTPYFIPDRALIQALSSAVLAGVRVEILLPEKSDHPLVQGASMANIPELIENGVKVLLIPPPFVHSKLMIVDEAWSLIGSANIDPRSFRLNFEFDLEIYSREFAQKMLQYSREMSSEGVLLSRKALLERPLTTRLLEGAVKIFSPYL
- a CDS encoding thiamine pyrophosphate-dependent enzyme: MKESRFDIESAEISWCPGCGNFFILEALKGTFEILRLDPVELVIVSGIGQAGKTPHYLKCNMFNGLHGRSLPLATAVKAANPRQTVIAQGGDGDMYGEGGNHLLHAIRRNPDITVIVHNNMVYGLTKGQASPTSARGFTTGLQVHGVASEPFNPLAMAISLNASFVARTFAGDREGTSRVLAAAIRHRGFALVDILQPCVTFNKVNTYQWFKDRIQPIPHFHDPSDRIKALELAFMTETLPVGVLFVNEDKLTFEEFLPVYDSSDEPLYNRGVNRVELQKVIDLLR
- a CDS encoding 50S ribosomal protein L11 methyltransferase, with translation MKIGRRFLLSPGETPSNKAPEETGGRIPIRLSPGKAFGSGLHETTVSCLEALEGLGSLKNRSVLDVGTGTGILSLACLLLGARKVLAFDIDSGAARNCNRNAVLNQVSEQLSVFQGTLESVTHSVDFDLVLANIHGDIILKEAGRLAKHTREEGYLILSGLDYTDSRQAKTAMKEQGMEEVSVLFLEDFVTQVWRRPPGRLRTGP
- a CDS encoding YSC84-related protein gives rise to the protein MTLCLLALLPTAVQAADAREIDVSVDVALERFQKEVNEANVFLSMAKGYLVLPNVVKAGLAVGGEYGEGALRIGGKSVAYYSTAAASIGFQVGVQKKSIVVIFLTEESLAKFRKSNGWEVGVDGSVAFLEKGAGGSFNTSNIKDPIVGFVFGQKGLMYNLTLEGSKFTKLDK